The following proteins are co-located in the Oceanotoga teriensis genome:
- a CDS encoding GNAT family N-acetyltransferase, which produces MKFKIKTLEELRLFKENLSKDYAELLNSNLKIPIKQANILAKKEIDEIFNSLHEKHRVYNVLFKNNIIGEIWLSLNEKNKSCFIYDVKINENERHKGYGEKIMQSLYVFLSENSIESIELTIYGDNKSYIDFYKKNGFEISSVRMTKNLK; this is translated from the coding sequence ATGAAGTTTAAGATTAAAACTCTTGAAGAATTAAGATTATTTAAAGAGAACCTTTCTAAAGATTATGCAGAACTTTTAAATTCAAATTTAAAAATTCCCATAAAACAAGCTAATATCTTGGCTAAAAAAGAAATAGATGAGATATTTAATTCTTTACATGAAAAACATAGAGTTTATAATGTATTATTTAAAAATAATATAATTGGTGAAATATGGTTGTCTTTGAATGAAAAGAATAAAAGTTGTTTTATATATGATGTAAAAATAAATGAAAATGAAAGACATAAAGGCTATGGCGAAAAAATAATGCAAAGTCTTTATGTCTTTTTATCTGAAAATAGTATAGAAAGTATAGAATTAACAATTTATGGTGATAACAAAAGCTATATAGATTTTTATAAAAAGAATGGTTTTGAAATATCTTCCGTAAGAATGACAAAAAATTTAAAATAA
- a CDS encoding CatB-related O-acetyltransferase, with protein sequence MSIPEEKKYPRTGDMQTVYLKNVITNPNIEIDDYTIYNDFINDPIYFEKNNVLYHYPINNDKLIIGKFCSIACGAKFIFTSGNHSLKSLSNYPFPIFWEEYDLLQSDIIQAWDNKGDIVIENDVWIGYESIIMSGVHIGNGAIIGTRAVVTKDVEPYTIVGGVPAKPIKKRFNNDTIEKLQSICWWNWSKEKICQKIKYIICGNIDEL encoded by the coding sequence ATGTCTATTCCAGAAGAAAAAAAATATCCAAGAACAGGAGATATGCAAACTGTTTACTTGAAAAATGTTATTACCAATCCTAATATAGAAATTGATGATTATACGATATATAATGATTTTATAAATGATCCGATTTATTTTGAAAAAAACAATGTTTTGTATCATTATCCTATAAATAATGATAAGTTGATCATCGGTAAATTTTGTTCTATTGCTTGTGGAGCTAAATTTATTTTTACTAGTGGAAATCATTCTTTAAAGTCATTATCAAATTATCCATTTCCAATTTTTTGGGAAGAGTATGATCTCTTGCAGAGTGATATCATACAGGCTTGGGATAATAAAGGGGATATTGTTATAGAAAATGATGTATGGATTGGATATGAATCTATTATTATGTCTGGTGTTCATATTGGAAATGGAGCCATTATAGGAACAAGAGCAGTTGTGACAAAAGATGTTGAACCATATACAATAGTTGGTGGTGTACCAGCAAAACCGATAAAAAAAAGATTTAATAATGATACAATTGAAAAATTGCAATCTATTTGTTGGTGGAATTGGAGTAAAGAAAAAATATGTCAAAAAATTAAATATATTATTTGTGGCAATATAGATGAATTATAA
- a CDS encoding MFS transporter gives MTSLQKKNFNIFAIGMFVSLLGSQIQMISMPLFILDITGSGTLTGFFTFLMLFPFILITPVAGVLGDRLNRKNIMVYMDIIRGFMVMFLAIWAFLFEISLTMIFIFQIFISVMDGIFSSSTSAMRADLVSKEDYAIANSKISALTSISGLIGPAIGGFIYSFGGIKIVFLINALSFLISGIAEIFIKYDFKSNNKKITINSFFDDVKEGVVFIKKQVGLKYLMMFAAITNFLLAPIIYVVFPYVFKETIGFSSEQYGLLQTGFTIGALLGSLIFGKYLISVSSRKSISFGLIFQLMVGFFVSIVIFPNIVRNFDSNLWNFFFVVFILVIFWGFFNIIINIPIQTNMQRMAPSYIRARVFSVVSLIFQGAVPVGSILYGFFVDFFPAHIIMLISILLSAFVSILFLIKSPDETFESQMN, from the coding sequence ATGACATCTTTACAGAAAAAGAATTTTAATATTTTTGCCATTGGTATGTTTGTTTCATTATTGGGATCTCAAATCCAAATGATATCTATGCCTTTATTTATATTAGATATTACGGGGTCAGGAACTTTAACGGGTTTTTTTACTTTTTTAATGTTGTTTCCATTTATTTTAATTACTCCTGTAGCGGGAGTTTTAGGGGATAGATTGAACAGAAAAAATATTATGGTATATATGGATATAATAAGAGGCTTTATGGTGATGTTTCTCGCTATTTGGGCTTTTTTATTTGAAATTTCTTTAACTATGATTTTTATTTTTCAAATTTTCATATCTGTAATGGATGGAATTTTTTCAAGTTCTACTTCTGCTATGAGGGCAGACTTAGTTTCTAAAGAAGATTATGCAATTGCAAATTCAAAAATAAGTGCTCTTACAAGTATTTCTGGCCTTATAGGTCCTGCCATTGGGGGATTTATATATTCTTTTGGAGGTATAAAGATTGTATTTTTAATCAATGCATTATCTTTTTTGATATCTGGAATTGCCGAAATTTTTATAAAATATGATTTTAAATCTAATAATAAAAAAATAACAATTAATTCGTTTTTTGATGATGTTAAAGAAGGCGTTGTTTTTATAAAAAAACAGGTAGGTTTAAAATATTTAATGATGTTTGCAGCGATAACAAACTTTTTGCTTGCACCTATAATATATGTGGTTTTTCCCTATGTATTCAAAGAAACGATAGGTTTTTCTTCTGAACAATATGGTTTATTACAAACTGGATTTACCATAGGAGCATTGTTGGGAAGCCTTATATTTGGGAAATACCTCATAAGTGTTTCATCAAGAAAGAGTATAAGTTTTGGGTTGATTTTTCAACTAATGGTAGGATTTTTTGTTTCTATAGTTATTTTTCCAAATATAGTAAGAAATTTTGATAGTAATTTATGGAATTTTTTCTTTGTTGTTTTTATATTAGTTATTTTTTGGGGTTTTTTTAATATTATCATTAATATACCAATTCAAACAAATATGCAAAGAATGGCTCCTTCATATATAAGAGCAAGAGTTTTTTCTGTTGTTAGTCTCATATTTCAAGGAGCTGTTCCAGTTGGTTCTATATTATATGGTTTTTTTGTAGATTTTTTCCCAGCACATATTATAATGTTGATTTCTATATTATTATCTGCTTTTGTATCTATTTTATTTTTGATAAAATCTCCAGATGAAACTTTTGAATCACAAATGAATTAA